The Ascochyta rabiei chromosome 15, complete sequence genome window below encodes:
- a CDS encoding GTPase activating protein: MSAPAPPSPPSPSASFYDMSDDEEGEYNTIRHAESGSGVKLLYTKSKVYVHPSPSAKDNIPGFVALVQQKSPKNTNDARPTSSSSAKSVSASSLLLAWMPESGLGDAYDTYVKVDLSDSASPPKTSYLVPPPPTTSSRTVTPGYAFALPVSEIYSLLVRPPSLGWWFGSVVVNTRTGDSFPALFFHDSECQSTILQRKKLARETFDPFGDGGGMFWGGDEVLRWLKRYVTIERSGADPSIYLIEPTEDDKKSFGKNAPNSAKKNKDGEPSSAQTPGKRDGGMDPVTKALKEARWNFLEKLSQVTTFTRRTAQAVADNPKIPPQVRRLIQNPEVQTLQDEFDSARIYLARWAMGIAEQSERERNQRIWTAKDVLAMEQGDLGDFEILDMDKMTMADRRKPVTLEEWKGFFDSTGRLQLTPDEVKERIFHGGLHPDDGVRKEAWLFLLGVYDWDSNDEERRANLNSRRDEYIRLKGAWWERMVDGNQSEEQAEWWKEQKNRIEKDVHRTDRTIPIFEGEDIPHPDPDSPFADVGTNVHLEQMKDMLLTYNEYNQDLGYVQGMSDLLAPIYAVMQDDAIAFWGFVGFMNRMERNFLRDQSGMRRQLTTLDHLVQLMDPKLYLHLQSADSTNFFFFFRMLLVWYKREFEWADVLRLWESLWTDYYSSNFHIFVALAILEKHRDVILAHLKHFDEVLKYVNELSGTMDLESTLVRAESLFRRFQRTVETVDKKGNFPSAPQARQRKQAAVIASGPGPMPKTSDSNAQASSSGTDKGKQASTEEGEEAKVISPELRALLSRKVEVLDKEEVVKKGGGVGS; the protein is encoded by the exons ATGTCCGCTCCGGCACCACCGAGCCCGCCCTCGCCGTCCGCCTCGTTCTACGATATGAGTGACGACGAGGAGGGCGAGTACAACACCATAAGACACGCCGAGAGTGGGAGCGGCGTCAAGTTACTTTATACTAAGAGCAAA GTATACGTCCACCCCTCGCCGTCTGCCAAAGACAACATACCAGGCTTCGTAGCACTCGTACAGCAAAAGTCGCCCAAGAACACAAACGATGCGCGTCCCACTTCATCTTCGTCTGCGAAAAGCGTCAGCGCATCCTCGCTGCTTCTTGCGTGGATGCCAGAGTCCGGCCTGGGTGATGCCTACGACACATACGTGAAGGTCGACCTTTCAGACTCGGCTTCCCCTCCCAAGACCTCCTACCTCGTTCCTCCGCCGCCAACAACCTCCTCACGTACCGTCACGCCTGGCTATGCCTTCGCTTTACCTGTGAGCGAGATATACTCTCTGCTGGTACGACCGCCGAGCCTGGGGTGGTGGTTTGGAAGCGTGGTAGTCAACACACGAACTGGCGACAGCTTTCCTGCCCTCTTCTTCCACGATAGCGAATGCCAGTCCACCATCCTGCAGAGGAAGAAGCTCGCACGGGAGACGTTCGATCCCTTTGGCGATGGCGGCGGCATGTTCTGGGGTGGCGACGAGGTTCTGCGGTGGCTGAAGCGATATGTGACAATCGAACGATCTGGTGCTGATCCAAGCATATACCTAATCGAGCCCACCGAAGACGACAAGAAGTCGTTTGGTAAGAATGCGCCCAATTCAGCGAAGAAGAACAAAGATGGAGAGCCTTCTTCGGCGCAGACACCGGGCAAGAGGGACGGTGGCATGGATCCTGTTACGAAAGCACTGAAAGAAGCAAGATGGAACTTCCTCGAGAAGCTCAGCCAGGTCACAACGTTTACAAGGAGGACTGCACAGGCCGTAGCGGACAACCCCAAGATTCCGCCTCAGGTTAGGCGCCTGATTCAGAATCCTGAAGTACAAACCTTGCAAGACGAGTTTGACAGCGCGCGCATCTACCTGGCCAGGTGGGCCATGGGTATCGCTGAGCAAAGCGAACGGGAACGAAACCAGAGGATATGGACTGCCAAGGACGTGTTGGCTATGGAGCAGGGCGACCTTGGCGACTTTGAGATTCTCGACATGGACAAGATGACTATGGCGGATCGAAGGAAGCCCGTTACATTGGAAGAATGGAAGGGATTTTTCGACAGCACAGGCCGACTGCAGCTGACGCCAGACGAGGTCAAGGAGCGCATCTTCCACGGTGGCCTACATCCGGATGATGGTGTACGAAAAGAAGCGTGGCTTTTCCTTCTTGGTGTCTACGACTGGGACAGCAATGACGAGGAGCGCCGGGCCAACCTCAACAGCCGTCGAGACGAATATATCCGACTGAAGGGTGCGTGGTGGGAAAGGATGGTCGACGGCAACCAATCCGAGGAGCAGGCGGAATGGTGGAAGGAGCAGAAGAATCGCATAG AAAAGGACGTTCACCGAACAGATCGCACGATCCCAATCTTCGAAGGCGAGGACATCCCTCATCCCGATCCCGATTCACCTTTCGCAGACGTGGGCACAAACGTGCACCTGGAGCAAATGAAAGATATGCTCTTGACCTACAACGAGTACAACCAAGATCTTGGCTACGTTCAAGGCATGAGCGATCTCCTTGCACCCATCTATGCGGTCATGCAGGACGATGCTATTGCATTCTGGGGCTTTGTTGGATTCATGAATCGGATG GAGCGGAATTTCCTTCGCGACCAGTCTGGCATGCGTAGACAGCTCACGACCCTCGATCACCTGGTCCAGCTCATGGACCCTAAGCTCTACCTGCACCTTCAGTCGGCTGACTCGACTaacttctttttcttctttcgCATGCTGCTTGTCTGGTATAAGCGAGAGTTCGAGTGGGCGGACGTTCTGCGATTATGGGAATCGCTGTGGACCGACTACTACAGCAGCAATTTCCACATTTTCGTTGCACTTGCAATCCTTGAGAAGCACCGAGACGTCATACTAGCGCATCTGAAGCACTTCGATGAGGTGCTAAAGTACG TAAACGAACTTTCTGGAACCATGGACCTGGAGTCGACACTTGTCCGCGCCGAGTCACTCTTCCGTAGATTCCAAAGAACCGTCGAAACAGTCGACAAGAAGGGCAACTTTCCATCTGCACCGCAGGCCAGGCAAAGGAAGCAGGCTGCCGTGATAGCTTCAGGGCCGGGACCCATGCCTAAGACATCTGACTCGAATGCACAGGCTTCGTCTTCCGGCACCGACAAGGGTAAGCAAGCAAGCACTGAAGAGGGTGAAGAAGCCAAGGTCATCAGCCCTGAGCTCCGGGCTTTGCTGAGTAGGAAGGTGGAGGTTCTCGATAAAGAAGAGGTCGTCAAGAAGGGTGGTGGCGTTGGGTCGTGA
- a CDS encoding Checkpoint protein hus1 produces the protein MRFKAQIQNISTFTKLTASLNSLGPLAWVKLSEEQVCFTIIPEQGTQVWAVLSIDAIFETISVQSAANNVINLEVPLISLNRALKSALNATSAQIRLTKKDNMPMLALTIVTTTSSNSYSAFPTAGSNNEDGFDAPFDNAFGGNRETVVTQEIPVRVLAPDTVASLHEPQTREPDVHIILPPLMQLKSISDRFTKLALADTKSGSGSATSRTRLELAANMHGCLKMSIKTDAMSISSVWTDLSNPELDPAQIAGGENGLAVHPSTRMKQLGSADGRSEEGWATVRIDGRDWGKVMSVGRLGGRVIACFCHEHALILYVYLPNDNGEDESVLTYYVSSYSA, from the exons ATGCGCTTCAAAGCGCAGATACAGAACATCTCCACCTTCACAA AGCTCACCGCCTCTCTCAACTCGCTCGGTCCGCTTGCATGGGTGAAGCTCAGCGAGGAGCAAGTATGCTTCACCATCATCCCCGAGCAGGGCACTCAGGTCTGGGC TGTTCTATCCATT GACGCCATCTTCGAGACGATATCTGTGCAGTCTGCTGCCAACAATGTTATCAACCTCGAAGTACCCCTCATCTCGCTCAATCGAGCCCTCAAATCTGCCTTGAACGCAACATCCGCCCAGATACGCCTTACGAAGAAGGACAACATGCCTATGCTGGCCCTCACTATTGTCACCACCACATCCTCGAACTCGTACAGTGCCTTCCCCACTGCCGGCTCCAACAACGAAGATGGATTCGATGCACCTTTCGACAATGCATTTGGGGGTAATCGCGAGACCGTTGTTACGCAAGAGATTCCTGTACGGGTGCTTGCCCCAGATACAGTAGCTAGCCTGCACGAGCCGCAGACTCGCGAGCCAGATGTACACATCATCCTGCCGCCTCTCATGCAGCTCAAGAGCATCAGCGACAGGTTCACAAAGCTAGCGCTTGCGGATACAAAGTCAGGATCGGGCTCAGCAACATCCCGGACGCGGCTTGAGCTCGCTGCGAACATGCACGGCTGCCTTAAGATGAGCATCAAGACAGACGCTATGAGTATATCTTCCGTCTGGACGGATCTTAGCAACCCGGAATTGGACCCTGCGCAGATAGCAGGAGGCGAGAATGGGCTTGCTGTCCACCCGAGTACACGCATGAAGCAGCTGGGCTCGGCAGACGGACGCAGCGAAGAGGGATGGGCGACAGTGCGGATTGACGGCCGTGACTGGGGTAAAGTGATGAGCGTGGGGAGACTTGGTGGAAGAGTTATTGCCT GCTTCTGCCACGAGCACGCTCTAATCCTTTATGTCTACCTGCCGAACGACAATGGTGAAGACGAGTCTGTTCTGACA TACTATGTCAGTTCATACAGCGCATGA
- a CDS encoding P-type H(+)-exporting transporter, translating to MAPGEDVERGRASSAAERQKSIVSMTEFEGMDEYTALQKYILFYRDPRAAGHQQEEAPKKKRWWQSGAGQGPVTDVAAEVPDDFLSTELRTGLSTTEADNRRKRYGFNEISSEKTNLLKQFLGYFTGPILYVMELAALLAAGLQDWVDFGVICGILLLNAIVGWYQEKQAADVVASLKGDIAMKATVVRDNQQQTILARELVPGDIVVVEEGATVPGDVRLICDYDKPEDFELYLKLKAEDKFHDGDPEDEKDDDDEEKFDEENPITQGVSLVACDQSAITGESLAVDKYMGEVAYYTTGCKRGKAYGIVIATAKHSFVGRTASLVQGAQDQGHFKAIMNSIGTALLVLVMFFILLSWIGGFFRHIPISVAREGTDKSVTLLHYALIMFIVGVPVGLPVVTTTTLAVGAAYLAEQKAIVQKLTAIESLAGVDVLCSDKTGTLTANQLSLREPYVAEGQDINWMMAVAALASSHNLKSLDPIDKVTILTIRRYPKAREILNMGWRTEKFTPFDPVSKRITAICHMGGDKYVCAKGAPKAIVNLANCDEITANLYKDKASELARRGFRSLGVAYQKNDGDWILLGLLSMFDPPREDTAQTIIEAQQLGVPVKMLTGDAIAIAKETCKMLALGTKVYNSTKLIHGGLTGTTQHDLVERADGFAEVFPEHKYQVVEMLQQRGHLTAMTGDGVNDAPSLKKSDCGIAVEGSTEAAQAAADIVFLAPGLSTIVLAIKTARQIFQRMKAYIQYRIALCLHLEVYLVTSMIILNETIRSELIVFLALFADLATVAIAYDNAHSEQRPVEWQLPKIWFISVILGLLLALGTWIVRGTLFLPNGGIIVNFGAIQPILFLEVALTENWLIFVTRGGKTFPSFQLIIAILGVDALATIFALFGWMSGSDYQTNPPTNNSKFQERGWVDIVTVVIIWAYSIGITIIIAIVYYLLNRIAWLDQLGRKDRHRKNPHIENMIAALSKLALEHGVDKHGTQRYVLAARAAEEEDDE from the exons atggcacccGGCGAAGATGTCGAGCGCGGGCGCGCTAGCAGCGCTGCTGAGCGCCAGAAGTCCATTGTCTCCATGACCGAGTTCGAGGGCATGGACGAGTACACTGCTCTGCAGAAGTACATCCTCTTCTACCGCGACCCCAGGGCCGCCGGTCACCAGCAGGAGGAGGCCCCCAAGAAGAAGCGTTGGTGGCAGAGTGGCGCCGGCCAGGGTCCCGTCACCGACGTGGCCGCTGAGGTTCCTGATGACT TCCTCAGCACTGAGCTTCGCACCGGTCTTTCCACCACCGAGGCCGACAACCGTCGCAAGCGCTATGGTTTCAACGAAATCTCCTCGGAGAAGACCAACCTGCTGAAGCAGTTCCTGGGCTACTTCACAGGTCCTATTCTTTACG TCATGGAACTTGCAGCTCTTCTCGCTGCCGGTCTCCAGGATTGGGTCGACTTCGGTGTCATCTGCGgtattcttcttcttaacgCTATCGTCGGTTGGTACCAGGAAAAGCAGGCCGCCGATGTCGTCGCCTCCCTCAAGGGTGACATCGCCATGAAGGCGACCGTCGTCCGTGACAACCAGCAACAGACCATTCTCGCCCGTGAGCTCGTCCCCGGTGACATCGTTGTCGTCGAGGAGGGTGCCACCGTTCCCGGTGACGTTCGTCTTATCTGCGACTACGACAAGCCCGAGGACTTTGAGCTTTACCTGAAGCTCAAGGCTGAGGACAAGTTCCACGACGGCGACCCAGAGGACGAGAAGGATGATGATGACGAGGAGAAGTTCGATGAGGAGAACCCCATTACCCAGGGTGTTTCCCTCGTTGCTTGCGATCAGTCTGCCATCACCGGTGAATCCCTCGCTGTCGACAAGTACATGGGCGAAGTTGCTTACTACACCACTGGTTGCAAGCGCGGCAAGGCCTACGGTATTGTCATCGCCACTGCTAAGCACTCTTTCGTCGGTCGCACTGCTTCGCTCGTCCAGGGCGCTCAGGACCAGGGTCACTTCAAGGCTATCATGAACTCCATCGGTACGGCGCTTCTCGTCCTGGTCATGTTCTTCATCCTCTTGTCCTGGATCGGTGGATTCTTCCGTCACATTCCCATCTCTGTCGCTCGTGAGGGTACCGACAAGTCTGTCACCCTTCTCCACTACGCTTTGATCATGTTCATCGTCGGTGTCCCCGTCGGTCTTCCCGTtgtcaccaccaccaccctcGCTGTCGGTGCCGCCTACCTCGCTGAGCAGAAGGCTATTGTCCAGAAGCTCACTGCCATCGAGTCCCTCGCTGGTGTTGACGTTCTCTGCTCTGACAAGACCGGTACCCTCACTGCCAACCAGCTGTCTCTCCGTGAGCCTTACGTCGCTGAGGGTCAGGATATTAACTGGATGATGGCTGTCGCCGCCCTCGCCTCTTCCCACAACCTCAAGTCTCTCGACCCTATCGACAAGGTTACCATCCTGACCATCCGCCGCTACCCCAAGGCTCGTGAAATCCTTAACATGGGCTGGAGGACTGAGAAGTTCACTCCCTTCGACCCCGTCTCCAAGCGTATTACCGCCATCTGCCACATGGGTGGTGACAAGTACGTCTGCGCCAAGGGTGCCCCCAAGGCCATTGTCAACCTTGCCAACTGCGATGAGATCACCGCCAACCTCTACAAGGACAAGGCTTCCGAGCTTGCCCGTCGTGGTTTCCGTTCCCTCGGTGTCGCCTACCAGAAGAACGACGGTGACTGGATCCTTCTCGGTCTCTTGTCCATGTTCGACCCCCCTCGTGAGGATACCGCCCAGACTATCATTGAGGCTCAGCAGCTAGGTGTTCCCGTCAAGATGTTGACCGGTGACGCTATCGCCATTGCCAAGGAGACCTGCAAGATGCTTGCTCTCGGAACCAAGGTTTACAACTCTACCAAGCTTATCCACGGTGGTCTTACCGGTACCACCCAGCACGATCTCGTTGAGCGCGCTGATGGTTTCGCCGAAGTCTTCCCCGAGCACAAGTACCAGGTCGTCGAAATGCTCCAGCAGCGTGGTCACTTGACCGCCATGACTGGTGATGGTGTCAACGACGCTCCTTCCCTCAAGAAGTCTGACTGTGGTATTGCTGTCGAGGGTTCTACCGAAGCTGCCCAGGCTGCCGCCGATATTGTCTTCCTTGCCCCTGGTCTGTCTACCATCGTCCTTGCCATCAAGACTGCTCGCCAGATTTTCCAGCGCATGAAGGCCTACATTCAGTACCGTATCGCCCTCTGCTTGCACTTGGAAGTCTACCTTGTCACCTCCATGATCATCCTCAACGAGACCATCCGCTCCGAGCTCATTGTCTTCCTTGCTCTGTTCGCTGATTTGGCTACCGTCGCCATCGCTTACGACAACGCTCACTCTGAGCAGCGTCCCGTCGAGTGGCAACTGCCCAAGATCTGGTTCATCTCGGTCATCCTTGGTCTTCTCCTCGCTCTCGGTACCTGGATCGTTCGTGGCACTCTGTTCCTGCCCAACGGTGGTATCATTGTCAACTTCGGTGCCATCCAGCCCATTCTTTTCCTCGAGGTCGCCCTCACCGAGAACTGGCTTATCTTCGTCACTCGTGGCGGTAAGACCTTCCCCTCGTTCCAGCTGATCATCGCCATCTTGGGTGTCGACGCTCTTGCCACCATCTTCGCCCTCTTCGGCTGGATGTCCGGTAGCGATTACCAGACCAACCCTCCCACAAACAACTCCAAGTTCCAGGAGCGTGGCTGGGTAGATATTGTCACTGTTGTCATCATCTGGGCCTACTCCATTGGTATCACCATCATCATCGCCATCGTCTACTACCTTCTCAACCGCATTGCATGGCTCGACCAGCTCGGCCGCAAGGACCGCCACAGGAAGAACCCTCACATCGAGAACATGATTGCTGCTCTCAGCAAGCTTGCTCTCGAGCACGGAGTCGACAAGCACGGAACTCAGCGTTACGTTCTTGCCGCCCGCGCTGCcgaagaggaggacgacGAGTAA